A region from the Rhodopseudomonas julia genome encodes:
- a CDS encoding purine-nucleoside phosphorylase, translating to MMTAETTAKTIADRTGIAPKAAIVLGSGLSGLADKLKDAVAIPYAELDGFPRPSVSGHAGELVLGILGRTPVALMAGRSHFYEHGRADVMRPALETLKALGVETLILTNAAGSLREDMPPGSLMQITDHISLLGANPLIGEASDRRFVGMTEAYDRVLIGDFRVAAEEARREIDEGVYMWVSGPSFETPAEIRAARILGADAIGMSTVPEVILARFLGLRVAAFSVITNYAAGMTGRELSHEETKTVAPLGGEKLEAILMRHFSGEGAR from the coding sequence ATGATGACGGCCGAGACAACCGCAAAGACCATCGCCGACCGCACCGGGATCGCGCCGAAGGCGGCGATCGTTCTGGGTTCCGGCCTGTCGGGCCTCGCCGATAAGCTCAAGGATGCCGTGGCGATCCCCTATGCGGAGCTCGACGGCTTTCCGCGGCCCTCCGTCTCCGGTCATGCGGGGGAACTCGTGCTCGGGATTTTGGGGCGCACGCCGGTCGCGCTCATGGCCGGGCGTTCGCATTTTTATGAGCACGGCCGCGCCGACGTGATGCGCCCGGCGCTGGAGACGCTGAAAGCCCTCGGCGTCGAAACGCTGATCTTGACCAATGCGGCCGGCAGCCTGCGCGAGGACATGCCGCCGGGCTCGCTGATGCAGATCACCGACCATATCAGCCTTCTCGGCGCCAATCCTTTGATTGGCGAGGCGTCCGACCGGCGTTTCGTCGGCATGACGGAGGCCTATGACCGGGTGCTGATCGGCGATTTCCGGGTCGCGGCCGAAGAGGCGCGCCGCGAGATCGACGAGGGCGTCTATATGTGGGTGAGCGGCCCGTCCTTCGAGACGCCGGCGGAAATCCGTGCCGCCCGCATTCTGGGTGCCGATGCGATCGGCATGTCGACCGTGCCGGAGGTCATTCTGGCGCGCTTTCTGGGGCTTCGCGTCGCGGCCTTTTCCGTCATCACCAATTATGCGGCCGGCATGACCGGGCGCGAGCTTTCGCATGAGGAGACGAAGACCGTGGCACCGCTCGGGGGAGAGAAGCTTGAGGCGATTTTGATGCGGCACTTCTCCGGGGAGGGGGCAAGATGA